The following nucleotide sequence is from Planctomycetota bacterium.
GCTCACAGGCGCGCCGGGCAGCGGCAAGACGACGATCGGTGCGCGGATCGCCGCGACCCGGCCCACACTGACGCACATCGCCGAGGCGGCGACGCATGTCTACACCGAACGCGGCCAGCGTTGGGATCGCGTCGATGTCGAGACCAGGCGTGACATCCAACGCGAAATCTATCGGCATCAGGTGGCGGCGGAAGCAGCGGTTGATGGGCCGGTGCTGTTGGACCGCGGCACGGTCGACGGGGCGGCGTACTGGCCCGACGGACCGGCCGCGTACTGGGACGACCTCGGCACGACCCACGAAGCGGAGCTTGCCCGGTACGACGCGGTGTTATTGCTGGAACCTTCGGTGGTGGTGGGCGTCTACGACGGCGCGTCGAGCAATGCGGTGCGGTTCGAGGATGAGGAGGGTGCGCTGGCCAACGCGACGTTCCTCGCCGAGTTGTGGCGACCGCACGCGAACCTGCTCGAGATCAAGGCGACCGAGTCGTTCGACGAAAAGGTCGCGGCCGTGAACGCGGTTCTCGACCGACTGCTCTGACCCGGGCTACGGTGAGTCATGCGCTATCTGACCGACGGTTCCAACGACGCCCCGAAGTTCGCCCCGTTCTTTCACACCGGCACGCTCGACAGCCTGCCGGCCAACTCGACTTTCCCAGGTGTCGAGGGCGCGGAACTGGCGGCGTTGCTGAAGGAACATGGCTACGTCGGTGTTCAGGGCTTCGACGATTCGTTCCGTGCGGACGCTCAGGCGGGTGGCTTGCGAACCGCGGGCGGCATGGGACGGCAGTCTGATCCGGCCGCTTATGACGATCTCACACGCGAAGCCAAGGACAGCGGCCACGTCTGTGCGACGCTCCACGTCGGCAACGGCCTCGAATCCGACGCCGAGGCCGATCGGCTTCTCGGGGCCGTCGTCGAGGCGTCGGCGAAGTACGAATTTCCGTTGTACGTCGAGACGCACCGTGCCACGGTGACCCAAGATGTCTGGCGCACCGTCGAACTGGTGAAGCGTCATCCCGACCTGTGCATCAACGGCGACTTCAGCCATTGGTACACCGGGCTCGAAATGCCGTATGCCGGCGTCGATGCGAACATGGATTACGCCCAGCCGGTCCTGGATCGCGTCGGGTACATGCACGGTCGCATCGGCAACAGTGGTTCAATGCAGGTCGACATCGGTGACGGCACCAGCGCCGCCGGCCAGCACGTCGCGGACTTCGAGAATATCTGGGGTCGGTGCTTCGCGGCGTTCAAGCGCAACGCACCGGCGGGGGCGTACCTGCCGCTGGCCCCGGAGCTTCTGCGCGGCGGCGACATCAACTACGCCCGTGTTTTCGACGGTCGTGAGGAGACCGACCGTTGGCAGCAGGCCGGCGTGATGATCCGGATGGCGCAGCGGTTGTTCGAGGCAGCTTGACACGGTGTGTCTTGACGCGATGTGTCCTAACCTGTCGGCTCATGTCGAACGAACTGAACATTGCGGTGATGCCCGGCGACGGGGTCGGGCCGGAGGTCGTGGCCGAGGGTGTGAAGCTGATGCGGGCCGCCGGTGAGCGGTTCGGTTTCTCGGTGAAAACCTCCGACCATCCCTGGGGTGCCGAGCACTACCTCAAGACCGGCGAGACGCTCCCCGACAAGGCACTCGCCGAGCTTGCGCAGCATGACGCGATCTTCTTCGGCGCCGTGGGCGTCGACCCGGCTGGCATGAAGCAAATCCCGCAAGGCCTGCTCGAAACCGACATCCTTCTCAAGCTGCGTTTTCAGTTGGACCAGTACGTGAACCTCCGGCCGTGCAAACTGCTCGCCGGTGTGAAGACCCCGTTGGCGAACGTCGGGCCCGACGACATGGACATGGTCATCGTCCGCGAGAACACCGAGGGTTTGTACTGCGGGCAGGGTGGCTTCCTCTATAAGGACACGCCCCACGAAGTCGCCAACCAGATCGAGGTCACGACGCGCCACGGCGTCGAGCGGGTGATCCGCTACGCCTTCGAGTACGCCAAGACCCACGGCCGCAAGAAGGTCACGCTCGTGGCCAAGACCAACGTGCTGCGCTTCGCGCACAGTCTGTGGAAGCGGGCGTATGACGCGGTCGCCGCCGAGTACCCGGGCATCGAGCAGGAGTACCACCACGTCGACGCGTGCTGCATGTACATGGTCACCCGGCCCGGCGATTACGACGTGATCGTCACGACCAACATGTTCGGCGACATCATCACCGATCTCGCCGCGGCGATCCAGGGGGGCATGGGCATGGCCGCCAGCGGCAACCTCGACCCGACCAAGACCAACGCCAGCATGTTCGAGCCCGTCCACGGCAGTGCCCCCGACATCGCCGGCCAGGGCAAAGCCAACCCGCTTGCCAGCTGCATGTGCGCCGGGATGATGCTGGAGTTCCTCGGCCAGCCTGAGGCTGCGAACGCGGTGAATACCGCGATTGCCAAGGTCGTCGAGTCGGGCCCGACGACGGCCGACCTCGGCGGAAGTGCGAGCACGGCGGAAGTTGGCGACGCACTGGTTGCGGCACTCTGATGCCTGTTTCCGATTACATCGCCAACCTCCGCACCCGCATCGGGCATGGCCTGC
It contains:
- a CDS encoding 3-isopropylmalate dehydrogenase; the encoded protein is MSNELNIAVMPGDGVGPEVVAEGVKLMRAAGERFGFSVKTSDHPWGAEHYLKTGETLPDKALAELAQHDAIFFGAVGVDPAGMKQIPQGLLETDILLKLRFQLDQYVNLRPCKLLAGVKTPLANVGPDDMDMVIVRENTEGLYCGQGGFLYKDTPHEVANQIEVTTRHGVERVIRYAFEYAKTHGRKKVTLVAKTNVLRFAHSLWKRAYDAVAAEYPGIEQEYHHVDACCMYMVTRPGDYDVIVTTNMFGDIITDLAAAIQGGMGMAASGNLDPTKTNASMFEPVHGSAPDIAGQGKANPLASCMCAGMMLEFLGQPEAANAVNTAIAKVVESGPTTADLGGSASTAEVGDALVAAL
- a CDS encoding ATP-binding protein yields the protein MKIVLTGAPGSGKTTIGARIAATRPTLTHIAEAATHVYTERGQRWDRVDVETRRDIQREIYRHQVAAEAAVDGPVLLDRGTVDGAAYWPDGPAAYWDDLGTTHEAELARYDAVLLLEPSVVVGVYDGASSNAVRFEDEEGALANATFLAELWRPHANLLEIKATESFDEKVAAVNAVLDRLL